In the Primulina tabacum isolate GXHZ01 chromosome 7, ASM2559414v2, whole genome shotgun sequence genome, ACCGAGGTCGGAAAGTTTAGATTCGGTGGGATTGCTGACTATCTTGATTCCCCATTTCTCCGTTTCTGTTATGGAGGCGGCCATGACTTTTGCACCTCTGTGATCGGTATTGCAAGCGATACGGCGGCGGAAGGTGAACCCTGTCGATGCTCCGATTCTCCCACTGGGACGTAAGGACGCGGGGTTCTTGGTTAGGGTTTTAAAGCTAGGAAATCCGGTAGCTGCTGCAGCTACAGGACTTGTACCA is a window encoding:
- the LOC142551752 gene encoding uncharacterized protein LOC142551752 yields the protein MTTFVGTSPVAAAATGFPSFKTLTKNPASLRPSGRIGASTGFTFRRRIACNTDHRGAKVMAASITETEKWGIKIVSNPTESKLSDLGVRSWPKWGCPPSKFPWTYSSTETCYLLNGKVKVYPHGSDEEVEIGAGDLVVFPKGMSCTWDVSETVDKHYQFE